TTATCCAAAGTAATCAGGATTTTTTGCTTCTGAACTAATTTCTTCAAGCGTAAATGGATGGATAAATGCCAGCTTCTTCGCGTGAAGCGTCTGGTGCTTAAAGTCCTTCACAAGTGAACCGTAAAGCCTGTCGCCAGCAATTGGATGACCAATATAGGAGAGATGCACCCTGATCTGGTGAGTGCGTCCTGTTTCAAGGTTCAATTCAACTAATGACAGGTTCTTTTCCGCATTATAAGAAATCAGCTGATAGTGTGTAACAGCCTTTTGTCCGCCAGGGGATACACGCCTTCTGACAGGATGATGGCGGTCTTTTCCAATCGGTTCACTGATTGTTCCGTGCGGCTTCATTTTCCCTGAAGCAAGTGCATGGTATGTCCGCTTAATCATTCTCTTTTCTAGCATCTGATCAAGCAGCGGCTTAATAGCTGGATGCTTTGCAAATAGAATAGCGCCTGTTGTATCGCGGTCAAGTCTGTGAATTGGCTGTGCATAGCCTGTGTGGTCTGCTGAAAGTAAGTAATGAACAACAGCGTTTTGCAGCGTCTGTTGATCTGATTCATCGTTTGGATGTGTATCAATGCCTGCAGGTTTATTCACAATCAGCATATGCTCATCTTCATATAATACTTCTATTGGATAAGCCCATTCAGCAGCGGAAGTTGAAGCTTCATAAGCTATAGTTATCACGTCATCTTCACTCACGGGGTCTTTCCACGGCTTCAGTTCTCCATTAATTAAGATGCTTTTATCCATTCTCCATTGATGAATCGTCTTCTTACTAAAAGCAAACTGATCTTTCAATAATGTATCCAGCGGCTTTCCGTGCCAATTAGAATGAATCCGGATTGAAAAATAAGATGTCATGATGAAATCCTCCATTCAGCTAAAAAAATACCGGGAAATCAGCAGCTGTGATCCCCCGGCAGATATATATTTATTCACCTGTTACGTTACGCTCAAAAAATGCTCTGTAGTCTTCTTCAGTAGCAGCGCCAACAATACCATCTACAGCTTCACCATCTTCATAGTGAACCAGTGTAGGTGTTGACTGAATACCATATTCGTTCCATGAATTATCAAACTCAAGTAAATTATGCTGAAGTAAATCAACATTCATTTCTTCTGCGAGTGGAGCCAATATAGGTGTTGTCTGCTGACAATATTGACATGTCGGGCTGAAGAAATAAACAGTAGTCGGTTCACCACTTGAAATTCGTTCCTCTAAATCTTCAGGTACGATCTGGTTCTGATAATTTTCATCATCCAGCAGGTCAATTGTTGCCTGGTTCAGATCATCTTTCCCGTAAGGATTTCCTTCAGTTGCTGTTGAGTTCTGCATATTTGTGATCAGTACAATGGCTGCGAAAATCAGCACAATGACACCGCCGAAAATTAAAACTTTTTTCATGATTGTGTTGCTCCTTTCGATTGCTTAAGAATGACTAGACTTGTAACAAAAATAATCGTGAAGGCAGTCAACGCCAAAAATGGTATCGTGATAAATCCTGCCCAGTTAATATATTCGCCTGTACATGGCACTCTGCCGCATGCAGGTGCAGAAGCCGACAAGGCATCAATCTTTTGAATACTGTAATGATAAATCGATATACATCCGCCAATTCCTGAAAGTACAGCAGAATAAAGGGCAGCTTTCGCATCTTTTCTAATGATCGCAATGAGTAAAATGATTACGATCGGGTACATAAAAATGCGCTGATACCAGCACAGCTCACAAGGCTCAAATCCTCTGATCTCTGAGAAATACAATGATCCCATTGTAGCAGTAAAAGCGGCAGCCCATGCAGCAAAAAGCAGGTTTTCTATCTTTTTGGTCATCATGACGCCTCATTTCGCTTGAAAATATATTGTCATTGACGATTGTAAAATTAAACTGGCAATAATACAAGCTTAGAAAATCTGTCGCCTGAAGAAAACAGGTTGAATATGTCTAAAATTTGGCGTGACGATACTTACAGCTGTTATTATTATATATTGGGTTTATAATTAAAAGTAACGATGCATTTGAGGAGTGAAAGTATGTCTGAAAAACTGGATTTGTCCCAATTTGAGAAAAAGATGATCATTCGTAAAATGATTCATGCTGATATAGATAAGATTATTCATATGCAAAAGCTCTGTTTCCCGGGTATGCAGCCTTGGAAGACAGAACACCTTGAGAGTCATCTGGATATGTTCCCTGATGGTCAGCTGGTTGCTGAGCTTGATGGCGATATCATCGGCTCATGCTCGAGTCTGATTATTAACTTTGATGAGTACGATGACCGCCATACGTGGGATGATGTTACGGATGAAGGCTATATCACGAACCATAACCCTGACGGATATAACCTTTACGGCATTGAAGTGATGGTTCACCCTGATTTTCGCCGGATGAAAGTCGGCCACAGATTGTATGAAGCAAGAAGAGAGTTAGCAAGGGAATTCAACCTGAAAAGTATTATTATCGGCGGCAGAATTCCAAACTATCATAAATACGCAGGTGAAATGTCGCCGCGTGAATATGTTGATTCTGTTCAGATGCATAAAATTTATGATCCGGTACTGTCATTCCAGCTGATCAACGGTTTTACACTGATGCGGATTAACCCGAATTATCTGCCGGATGATAAGCAGTCAAATAAATATGCCACGCTGATGGAATGGAATAATGTAGACTACCGTCCAAAAACCAAGAGACACTTTAAGACGAGTCATCCTGTGAGAATCTGTGTTGTGCAGTACATGATGCGTCAGATCGATTCATTTACTGACTTTGCAAATCAGGTGGAATACTTTACGGATGTCGCATCTGATGCACAATCAGACTTTGTTGTGTTCCCTGAGATTTTCACTACACAGCTCATGTCATTCCTGAATGAAAAGTCTCCGAGTATGGCTGTTAGAAAGCTGACGGATTACACGGAAGAGTACATCGAACTCTTCACAGATCTTGCAGTTCGATACAATGTTAATATCATCGGCGGCTCTCACTTTGTGAAAGAGGAAGATGATGAGATTTATAACATCGCTTATCTATTTAGAAGAGACGGCACGATTGAGAAGCAGTATAAACTTCATATTACTCCGAACGAACGCAAATGGTGGGGGATCAGCCCTGGGGACACAGTCAGAGTCTTTGATACAGACTGCGGTAAAATTGCAATCCAGATCTGTTATGACATTGAATTCCCTGAGCTTGCCCGTATTGCGACAGATATGGGTGCTAAAATCATTTTCACACCGTTCTGTACAGAAGATCGTCAGGGTTACCTGCGCGTCAGATACTGTTCACAGGCACGTGCGGTTGAAAATCAGATTTATACAGTGATTTCAGGAACAGTCGGCAACCTGCCTGAGACTGAAAATATGGATATCCAGTACGCTCAATCAGCGATTTTTGCACCGTCTGACTTTGAATTTGCGCGTGACGGTATTGTCGGTGAGACAGATCCTAACCTTGAAATGGTGATGATCGGGGATGTCGACCTTGAGATTCTCCGCCGTCAGCGTCAGGGTGGAACCGTGCGCCAGCTGAAAGACCGCAGACATGATATCTATTCGATCAATTACAAAAAATAATCACTTGTGATTCAAAAGCGATCATATTTACAGAGGGTGAGACGATATTGTCCCACCCTCTGATTTTTAGAGAGTTCTTTTCAGATTTTTCAATATTCAACAGTCTGAGGGCGTGCTACAATAGTAAAAAGCCAAAACGGAGGGGATTTTATGAGCGTACAGAACACGTATAACAAATGGATAACTTTTGAAGGGCTGGATCAGGAGCTGCATGCAGAACTCGCAGCAATGAAAGGCAATGATAAAGCGATTGAAGATTCATTTTATAAAAACCTTGAGTTCGGTACAGGCGGTATGCGCGGTGAAATTGGTGCCGGTACGAATAAGATGAACATTTATACAGTCCGTAAAGCAGCAGAAGGACTGGCGAAGTACATAGAAAAAAATGGAGAAGAAGCAAAACAGCAGGGTGTTGTTCTTGCTTATGACTGCCGCAGAAAGTCGCCTGAGTTTTCCATGGAAATTGCCCGCACACTTGCCACACACGGTATTAAAACATATGTATTTGAATCACTCAGATCAACACCTGAATTATCTTTTGCCGTACGTCACCTCGGCACATTCATGGGCGGAATGACAACTGCAAGCCACAACCCTCCTGAATATAATGGATTCAAAGTATATGGTGCAGACGGTGCCCAGCTGAATCTGAAGGATGCAGATGATGTGATTGATGAGATCAACCTGATTGAAAATGAACTGGATATTCAGGTGAAACCGGTTGAAGATTTAAAATCTCAAGGCCTGATTGAAATTGTCGGTGCAGATGTGGATGATGCCTATGCAGAGCATCTGATCACCGTATCTGAAAAGCCTCAAATGGCAAAAGAATCTGACCTTAAAGTTGTTTTCTCACCACTACACGGTGCTTCTAATGTAATGGTTCAGCGCGGACTAAAGGCGCTAGGATATGATGTACACGTTGTTGCAGAACAGGAACAGCCGGATTCTGAATTCCCAACGCTTAAATCTCCAAACCCTGAGGAACCGGGTGCGTTTGAGCTTGCAATCAGTGATGGTAAAAAAGTCAATGCAGATCTGTTAATTACAGCTGACCCGGATGGTGACCGGCTAGGACTTGCAGTACAGGGGCCAAACGGCGAGTATACACTTTTGACAGGAAATCAGACTGGCGCTATTTTACTTGATTACCTGCTTGCCCGTAAAAAGGAAAAGGGACATATGCCTGAAAATGGCCGCGTATTCAAAACGATCGTAACTTCAGAAATCGGCAGAAAAGTAGCTGAACATTATGGTGCTTCAGTTGAGGATGTACTAACAGGCTTTAAATTTATCGGTGAAAAGATTAAAAATTACCAGGCGTCAGGTGAATATGAATTCCTCTTTGGTTATGAAGAGAGCTACGGATATCTGGTAAAAGATTTTGCACGCGATAAAGATGCCATTCAAGCAGCACTTCTCGCTACAGAAGCAGCAGCTTATCACAAAGCTGAAGGCAAAACGCTTTATGAAGTGTTACTTGCGATCTATGAGCAGCACGGCTATTACAAAGAAGACCTTGAATCGATCACAATGAAAGGGAAGGATGGTGCTGAAAAGATTCAGTCACTACTGACTTCTCTCAGAAAAACGCCGCTTGAAGAAGTTGCGGGATTATCAGTAGAAGCGCAGGAGGATTACCTGACTTCACTACGCCGTCATTCAAAAGAAGGTGCAGAGTATAAAATTAACCTGCCGGCTTCTAACGTATTAAAATACTTCCTTGAAGACGGTTCATGGGTATGTGTCAGACCAAGCGGCACAGAGCCGAAAATCAAATTCTATTTCAGCGTAGTCGGCTCTTCACTTGAAGACAGCGAAGACAAGCTTGAAAGCATTAAGCAGTCCTTTATGGAGAAGATTAAGGCTGAATTAAACTAAATCTGGATTATGATAAAAAGCTGACACAGTTTATTTTGTGTCAGCTTTTTAACCGTTCCGCTGCGCTTAAGTGTTTACTTGAAATGGTGTTCGCAAGTCAACAATAGCTCTCTTTATGATTGGTTTCATTTAAACTCAATATTGTTTTTGCACAGCTGTTGATTGTAGCGGATAAGGCGACTCCCTGCACAAAACGGCGTCCCTGCGGAAAGCGCCATCTGAAGCGACAAATAACAGCCAACTTTAACCAAGCCTTATGATTTTCAGCCTTTTGACTGAACAGGAAATATTAGTACGCTTACAGTCTATGACTTATAATAAAAGCAATAGAAACAGGCGGTGAGACAATGAATGATCCATCACATGTAACGATCCTGAAAGAGATTGCTGAACTTTTGAATGAAGAAACTGAACTTGAATCTATGCTTCAGGGGTCTCTGGAAAAATTCCTTGAAGGTACAGATTTTCATACGGGATGGGTCTTTTTTATAGAGGAGAACGGTAAGCATGCATTAATTGCTCATGAAAATCTTCCTGATATTCTGACTGAACAGGATTGCTTTTATATGAAAACGGGGGGCTGCTGGTGTGTGAACCGTTTCCGGCAGGGGCGTCTTAGAAAGGCCTCGAATATTATTGAGTGCAAAAGAATTACGGAAGCGATCGACAGAAGTAAAGTAAATCCTGAGGGCATTACGCATCACGCAACGGTTCCACTGCAGTCAGGAAATGAACGCTTCGGTTTGTTAAATGTTGCGACTCCGGGAAGACGTGAATTTGAAGCGCATGAGCTTGCGCTGCTTGAATCAGTTGCTTTCCAGATCGGATCGGCTATCAAGCGGATTCAGCTGACTAAAAAAGAGCAGGAGGTCGCACTGATGCAGGAGCGTAACCGGCTCGCGCGTGATCTTCATGATTCTGTGAACCAGCTGCTTTTTTCAATGACGCTGACTGCAAGAGGCGGCGCTGAAATGTCAGAGGATGCAGATGTGAAAGAAACCTTTCACGGGCTTCAATCTCTGGCTCAGGAAGCACTGACTGAGATGAGGGCACTGATCTGGCAGCTTCGTCCAAAAGGGATGGAAGGCGGACTCACTGAGGCACTGAATGGATTTGCTGAGATGCTTGGGTTAAAAGCAACCATTAAAATCGAAGGTGTACTGAATCTCCCTTCAAAAGTGGAAGAGACTATTTTCAGAATCGCACAGGAAGCGATCACAAATTGTAAGAGACATGCAGGGGCAGATGAGATTTATATCTGGATCGATGCAGCATCAGATAAAATTGACATGACTATCAGAGATTTTGGAAGAGGTTTTTATCCGGATCATGTGGAAAAGCTTCCATCAGTCGGCCTCTCAAGCATGAAAGAACGGACAAGGCTGCTAAACGGGGAATTTTCACTTAAGAGCCATCCGGCTGAGGGTACGCAGATTAAGATTACATTGCCTTACTAGGAGGTGCAGTGATGTCGATAAAATTATTAATTGCTGATGACCATCACGTTGTTAGAAGAGGACTTGTGTTCTTTTTAAAAACACAGAAAGATATTGAAATTGTCGGAGAAGCTAAAAACGGCGTGGAGGCAGTAGCGATGGTGAAGAAGTTCCAGCCGGATGTTGTGCTGATGGATCTTGTGATGCCTGAAATGGACGGGATTGAAGCGACCAGAGAGATCAAACGGGCGCTTCCTTCTACTGAAATTATGATGCTCACAAGCTTTTCAGATCAGGATCATGTTGTGCCAGCCATTGAAGCAGGAGCGGCAGGGTATCAGTTAAAGGATATTGAGCCTGATGAGCTTGCGGATTCAATCCGCAAACTGATGAACGGAGAGAATACCCTGCACCCGAAAGCAACGAGTCACCTGATGACACGCGTTAATCAGGATGAACCATCACCTCATGAGGTTCACCAGCTGACAAGAAGAGAGCGGGATGTGCTGCTTGAGCTTGCTAAAGGTAAAAGCAATAAGGAAATAGCCTCTTCACTTTTTATTACTGAAAAAACGGTTAAGACTCATATATCAAACCTTTTTTCAAAGCTTGAAGTATCTGACCGTACACAGGCTGCTTTATATGCAGTGAAGCACGGTCTGGCTTCACCTGAGCGGAAATTTTAAAAAACTGTGCAGCTGCACAGTTTTTTTTGTGTAGAGTTCAGATCAGGCACGGTTGATTATTTTACCGTAATAGTGGGTAACATCAAAGAAAGACAGGAGGAATGTGAAGTGAAAGCACTACTGTTAAAAGATAAAGGACAATGGCGCGATATGAAAGTTGAAGAAACAGATCAGCCTGTGCCAGCTGAGGATGAAGTACTGGTAAAAGTGAAAGCAGCGGGACTTAACCCTGTTGATTATAAAACAGGTGAAGGCGGTTCGCCGGCCTGGGAGTATCCGCATATACTCGGACTGGATGCAGCTGGTGATATCGTAGAGACGGATGCTTCTGTCCATGATTTACATGAAGGTGACCGCGTTGTCTTTTTAGCTGATATGGCTAAAAGAGGTGCATTTGCTGAATATGCCATTGCGAAAGCTCATACTGTATCAAAGCTTCCTGAAGACGTATCTTATACAGATGCTGCAGCACTTCCGGTTGCGGCTTATACAGCTTATCAGGCGCTGTTTTACAAGCTTCATATCCAAAAGAATAAGTCGATTCTGATTCATGCAGGTGCAGGCGGAGTAGGCGGATTTGCGATACAGCTGGCTAAATACGCCGGTCTCACTGTCATTACAACTGCATCAGAAGAGAATCATGACCATGTGCAACAGCTCGGTGCAGACTTTGCGATCGATTATAATCAAGACGATTTTGTAGAAAAAACAAAGGAATTTACAAATGGTTTAGGCGTGAATTACGTGCTTGATACAGTTGGAAGAGACAATGCAACAAAATCATTAAAGGCACTTGCCTATAATGGCCAAATCGCATTTATTGCAGGACAGCCTGAGATGAATGACTCGATTTCATTTGCCCATCCGATTTCATTTCATCATGTAGCATTAGGCAGTGTGTTCCAGTCTGGAAATCATGAAGAGGAAGAGACACTGAAAGCAATTGGTGATCATCTTGTTGAACTCCTCTCAAAAGGAGAAATCAAGAGCCTGGTTGAGCAAGTGATTTCACTTGAAGAAGTGCCAAAAGGACTTGAGCAGCTCGAAACGAGAAAAGTTAAAGGAAAGATTGTCGCAGAAATCGACTGAAAACAGAGGTGGAAGCATATGCTTTCACCTCTGTTTTTTTAATCGTCGAGCTCCATATCCAGAATCTCACCTGTCACAGCATCAATATCAAATTCAGCTTCACGATCTCCATTTTTTAATTCAATTTCATAAATCATTCTGTCGTCATCATCATCAAGTTCAATTTCTTCAAGTTTGCCATTGAATTCAGCTGTTGCAATATCAAGTGCTTCCTGCTGGGTCAAGAGATTATCTGCAGGCCTGACATCATCTCTGTCGTCATCGTCATCATCGTCCCAGTCGGTTTTACTTCTCAGCACTTCTCCTGTCACAGCATCCATATCAAGATCAACATCTTCAGATCCGTTGTCAATATCAATATCATAAACCATTCGGCCGTTCTCACGTTCAAGCTCAATACTCTCTACAACACCTTCAAACTGTGCCAGCGCTTTTTCCTTTGCTTCCTCAAAAGATAGAAGTGTTTCTTCTGCCTGACTTCCTGAAGGGGTCGACTGCACGGTTTCTGTCCGGTCATCATCAGTTGATCGTTCAGCAACTTCAGTATTTCCATCCTGAATACCGACTGTTTTAAATTGATCAGCTACTGCATTTGCGCCAAACACCCCTCCGAGAATGACTGCTCCAGCGAGGGTACTAATTAACTTTTTGTTCATGTGTAACGCCTCCTTGTGTTGTTCTTGATTTCATCTTACCCGCGTAACCTTAGAGGATAAGGGGAGCATCATTAGAAATTAATGAGAATGAGCATTTCATATAAAGAATAGAGTATAAGAAGGAGGCGACCTGAATGGAATCAAATGAATTAGCCAGTACAATCAGTGAAGTAACAGAGATTGCCAAGGGGTTTGGTCTCGATTTTTATCCAATGCGTTATGAGATCTGTCCTGCATCCGTGATCTATACTTTTGGAGCTTACGGAATGCCATCACGCTTTTCGCATTGGAGCTTTGGTAGACTTTGAGGCGGTAAGAGATGAACTTGTCCAATCCAGGGTGAATGGCGGGTTCCCGTGTCTTTACGTTGAAGACGGCGATTATTTGAAAAATGGCGAGCTATATATCCGTCATGCTTATGAGGGAACAGAGCTTGATGTGCAGTACCTTGAGAAGGTTATGCATTACATTTACCAGCTGTGGGGAAGAACTGTTCATTTCGAAACGGTATTAAATCAAAAAACTTTTTTGTTTACATGCAGCGGTCGCGGGGTATATAATAAACAGGTTGAATATACAACTTGAGCAGATCAGTTGAATTGATCTGTTTTTTCATTTAATATTGCTCTGTATTCGAGATAATTAAGAATATGACTTTCGTAAACAGTAATAATTTTTTAAGAAAAGGAGTTTTTTACATCATGAGAGTATTAGTCGTAAAAGCAAACAATCGTCCATCAGATCAATCAGTTTCTGCTAAAATGCATGATCTGTTCCTTGAGGAAATTAAGGATAATGAAGAAATTACAATCGACCATGTTGATCTATATAATGAAGAACTGCCATATATCGGTCAGGACTTCCTGGCAGCACAATTCAAATCAGCAGAAAGTGCGCCATTATCAGACGCAGAAAGCAAAGTACTGACAATTGCAAACAGCCATCTTGACCGCTTTAAGCAGGCAGATGTTGTGGTATTTGCATTCCCACTGTGGAACTTTACAGTACCTGCAGTGCTTCACACGTATATGGATTACCTGTTCCGCGCAGGAGAAACGTTCCGATATACTGCTGAAGGTCCTCAAGGGTTAATGGGAGACAAGCGTGCGATCCTGTTGAATGCAAGAGGCGGAGATTACTCAGCGCCGGCAATGCAGGGAGCTGAAATGAGTGTAAACTTCATTAAAAACGCTCTAGGATTCTTCGGTATCCAGCAGCAGACTGATGTGATCATTGAAGGTCACAATCAGTACGTGGACCGTTCTGAAGAGATCAAAGAAGAAGGCTTTAAGCGCACAGTTGAAGCTGCAAAAGATTTAAGCGCAGTCGCTGCCAGGTAACGCAATGACAGTTCCGCACCTTTGCGGAACTGTTTTTTTAATTTCAGTACGTTATGATGTAAGTGACAAGGGGTGATATACGAATGAGTTATGTTCGCAATTTAAGAGAAAAGATTGGGCATGATCCTGTTAACCTGGTTGGCGTAACAGCGCTTGCATTTAATGAGTCAGGTAATATCCTGCTGCAGCAAAGACCGGATGGCGTGTGGGGGCTGCCGGGTGGATTAATCGAACTTGGAGAATCAACAGAGCAGGCTGTCAGAAGAGAAGTGAAAGAAGAAACAGGAATAGAAGTGGGTTCACTTGAACTAATTACAGTGTTATCGGGTGAAGACTATCACGTGAAACTGCCGAACGGAGACGAATTTTTTGCGATTACAGTCGTCTATTACACAAAAGACGTTACAGGTGAACCTGAAGCTGATGGAATTGAAACGATTGAAACAGACTTCTTCCCACCGAATGAATTACCGGAAGGCACTAGTCCAAGGATTAAAAAAATGCTGAGAGATTCTGCAGATCAGCTATCGGATTTCGGTAAGAAGGAACAATAAAAAGCCTTCCGGAACAGATCCGGAAGGCTTCTTTTATAAAAACATATGTAGCATGACTGCGCCAATTCCAATTCCTAAAATCAAGTAATTATGAATACCGCCGGGCTTTTCCTCACGTGACGAAACCTCTTCCAAACGCTGAAGCAACTGATCCATCTTCATTAAGATCCACTCCATTCAGTTAACGGTACCTTTATTATATACAATCAAGAAAGCGCTTTCAAATTAATCTGAATATTTTGTGAAATGAAGAAGAATTAGGGCAAATAGAATACTGTTTTAATTAAAAGCTTTTCATTTCCACTCCAGTGCAGCGGAACGGTAAAAAGGTGAGACAACTTGTGTCCCACCCTCTATAACTGTTTAGCTATTCTCAGTTTATATATATTTATTAAAATCAATGTCCTGACATTTTCGCATCAGGCTGATCGTATACAGAAAGCTGATCAACAAGATCATTACTTTCTTTATTCAAGCCGGTCAGCTTCACTTTAGCACCGTTCTGCTGGATCTTGATCGCAACTTTATCAACAGCATTAATCGCTGAATCATCCCATAGATGGGCTTTCGTAAAGTCAATGATCACTGTGTCCATACCTTGCGGATCAAAATCAATTGCTGATACAAAGTCAGTTACAGAAGCAAAGAAGATCTGTCCTTCAACGCGATACGTTATACGAGAGGCTGCTTCATCAATTTCTCTCTCAATGTGTACTTTTGAAATTTTCGAAGCAAAGAAGATTGCACTTAACAGCACACCTGCAAGTACGCCAATTGATAAGTCATGTGTAATGACAACAGTGGCAACTGTTACGATCATCACAGCTGCATCTGATCTCGGCACTTTATGAAGACGTGTAAGGGATCCCCAGTCAAATGTACCGATCGATACCATAATCATGACACCTACAAGTACAGCCATCGGAATCTGAACAACAACATCTGTTAAAATCATGATCAGACCAAGTAATACAGCACCTGCTGTAAATGATGATAGACGTCCCCGGCCGCCTGATTTTACGTTAATGACAGCCTGTCCGATCATCGCGCAGCCCGCCATTCCACCGAAGCAGCCTGTGATCATATTTGCAATCCCCTGACCGCGTGCTTCTTTATTTTTATCACTCGGTGTATCTGTCATATCATCTACAATCTGAGCTGTGAGCAGTGACTCAAGCAACCCGACTACAGCAAGTGAAATCGAATAAGGAAGAATGATCATCAGCGTTTCAAATGTAAACGGAACATTTGGAATCAGGAAAGAAGGGAGGGTCTGAGATATCGTTCCCATATCGCCAACGGTCTTTGTTCCAATGCCTGTCAGCATAACAAATGCTGTCACAACGATAATTGCAATAAGTGGTGATGGAATCGCCTTAAAAAATCTTGGTACGATATAAATAATCGCAAGCGAGACAGCAACAAGTGCATACATGATCCATCCGGCACCCTCAAACTGCTCAAGCTGTGCCATAAAAATCAGAATCGCCAGTGCATTAACAAAGCCGATCATCACTGAATTTGGAATAAAACGCATCAGTTTTCCAAGCTTCAATACACCCATAATCAGCTGAATAAAGCCTGTCAAAATCGTTGCAGCAAATAAATACTGGAGTCCGTGATCCGCAACGAGTGTCACCATCAGAAGTGCCATTGCCCCGGTAGCACCTGAAATCATTCCAGGCCGTCCACCAATAAAAGCAATCACAACAGCAATACAAAAGGCAGCATAAAGTCCAACCATCGGGTCAACACCTGCGATGATTGAAAAGGCAATGGCTTCAGGGATCAATGCAAGGGCCACAAGTGTACCGGACATCAAGTCACCGCGCACGTTACCGAACCATTCCTGTTTATATTTAGTTAAATCCAATTCGAAAATCTCTCCTTTAAATATATTTTTGCGACTTTTCACTCTCAGAAAAGTCAGGTCCGTTTATAACGAGATGAATTATAGCACGTTTGTAGCTTTTGAAAAAATTATATGTAAGCGTTTAAATGATTGTAATTCTAGTGATTGCTGTCATTTTCAAAAGAATACTACAGTAGTTATTTAATTTGTCAAAAACATTTTCACTTGGACAATTAAAAAAGACTGCCCTTAGAGGACAGTCTTCTAACATTAAGATAACTTATAAACTCGCGCTTCATAAGGCTTCAACACAATCGTTGAAGTATCTTCATGCGCTGTTACTGGAAGGTTATTCAGCATCAGATGATCAAAACTTAAAGTGAAG
This region of Jeotgalibacillus malaysiensis genomic DNA includes:
- a CDS encoding DNA mismatch repair protein MutT, encoding MSYVRNLREKIGHDPVNLVGVTALAFNESGNILLQQRPDGVWGLPGGLIELGESTEQAVRREVKEETGIEVGSLELITVLSGEDYHVKLPNGDEFFAITVVYYTKDVTGEPEADGIETIETDFFPPNELPEGTSPRIKKMLRDSADQLSDFGKKEQ
- a CDS encoding stage V sporulation protein R, whose product is MESNELASTISEVTEIAKGFGLDFYPMRYEICPASVIYTFGAYGMPSRFSHWSFGRL
- a CDS encoding ACP phosphodiesterase, with protein sequence MRVLVVKANNRPSDQSVSAKMHDLFLEEIKDNEEITIDHVDLYNEELPYIGQDFLAAQFKSAESAPLSDAESKVLTIANSHLDRFKQADVVVFAFPLWNFTVPAVLHTYMDYLFRAGETFRYTAEGPQGLMGDKRAILLNARGGDYSAPAMQGAEMSVNFIKNALGFFGIQQQTDVIIEGHNQYVDRSEEIKEEGFKRTVEAAKDLSAVAAR
- a CDS encoding stage V sporulation protein R, producing the protein MVDFEAVRDELVQSRVNGGFPCLYVEDGDYLKNGELYIRHAYEGTELDVQYLEKVMHYIYQLWGRTVHFETVLNQKTFLFTCSGRGVYNKQVEYTT
- a CDS encoding zinc-binding alcohol dehydrogenase translates to MKALLLKDKGQWRDMKVEETDQPVPAEDEVLVKVKAAGLNPVDYKTGEGGSPAWEYPHILGLDAAGDIVETDASVHDLHEGDRVVFLADMAKRGAFAEYAIAKAHTVSKLPEDVSYTDAAALPVAAYTAYQALFYKLHIQKNKSILIHAGAGGVGGFAIQLAKYAGLTVITTASEENHDHVQQLGADFAIDYNQDDFVEKTKEFTNGLGVNYVLDTVGRDNATKSLKALAYNGQIAFIAGQPEMNDSISFAHPISFHHVALGSVFQSGNHEEEETLKAIGDHLVELLSKGEIKSLVEQVISLEEVPKGLEQLETRKVKGKIVAEID
- a CDS encoding sulfate transporter, with protein sequence MDLTKYKQEWFGNVRGDLMSGTLVALALIPEAIAFSIIAGVDPMVGLYAAFCIAVVIAFIGGRPGMISGATGAMALLMVTLVADHGLQYLFAATILTGFIQLIMGVLKLGKLMRFIPNSVMIGFVNALAILIFMAQLEQFEGAGWIMYALVAVSLAIIYIVPRFFKAIPSPLIAIIVVTAFVMLTGIGTKTVGDMGTISQTLPSFLIPNVPFTFETLMIILPYSISLAVVGLLESLLTAQIVDDMTDTPSDKNKEARGQGIANMITGCFGGMAGCAMIGQAVINVKSGGRGRLSSFTAGAVLLGLIMILTDVVVQIPMAVLVGVMIMVSIGTFDWGSLTRLHKVPRSDAAVMIVTVATVVITHDLSIGVLAGVLLSAIFFASKISKVHIEREIDEAASRITYRVEGQIFFASVTDFVSAIDFDPQGMDTVIIDFTKAHLWDDSAINAVDKVAIKIQQNGAKVKLTGLNKESNDLVDQLSVYDQPDAKMSGH